One Klebsiella electrica genomic window, ACGCCGAACACATCGCACGGGTCATCAACACGCAACCAGCGTTTCAGAACCGTTACGCCCCACAGACCCGCCAGGCCGGAAGCGATACCCACAATCAGTGAGCCGCCTACGCCGATGTAACCACATGCCGGAGTGACACCAACCAGACCGGCAATCGCACCGGAACAGGCACCTAACAGAGAAGGTTTACCGCGGGTCGCCCATTCGCCGAAGGTCCAGGCCAGAATGGCCGCAGCGGTCGCCACAACGGTGTTGACGAAAGCCAGCGCGGCAATTTCGTTCGCCGCACTCGCCGAACCGGCGTTAAAGCCAAACCAGCCAACATACAGGATTGCCGTACCGGTGAAGACCATCGGCAGGTTATGCGGTTTGAACGCTTCTTTGCCAAAGCCAACGCGTTTGCCCATCATATAGGCGCCCACCAGACCGGCAACGGCGGCGTTGATATGCACCACAGTACCACCGGCGAAATCCAGCGCGCCGTGCGTCGCCAGCAGACCACCGCCCCATACCATGTGCGCAATCGGCACATAGGAGAGGGTCATCCAGACGACGACGAAAATCAGCACCGCGGAGAAGCGAATACGTTCAGCCAGTGCGCCCACGATCAGGCCAACGGTGATACAGGCGAAGGAGCCCTGGAAAGCGACGTGGATGTACTGATAGAAGGTCCC contains:
- the amtB gene encoding ammonium transporter AmtB, which codes for MKIATMKTGLGALALLPGLAMAAPAVADKADNAFMMICTALVLFMTIPGIALFYGGLIRGKNVLSMLTQVIVTFGLVCVLWVVYGYTLAFGTGGSFFGSFDWVLLKNIELKALMGTFYQYIHVAFQGSFACITVGLIVGALAERIRFSAVLIFVVVWMTLSYVPIAHMVWGGGLLATHGALDFAGGTVVHINAAVAGLVGAYMMGKRVGFGKEAFKPHNLPMVFTGTAILYVGWFGFNAGSASAANEIAALAFVNTVVATAAAILAWTFGEWATRGKPSLLGACSGAIAGLVGVTPACGYIGVGGSLIVGIASGLAGLWGVTVLKRWLRVDDPCDVFGVHGVCGIVGCILTGIFAATSLGGVGYAEGVTMGHQLLVQLESIGITIVWSGIVAFIGYKVADMTVGLRVPEEQEREGLDVNSHGENAYNA